A DNA window from Deltaproteobacteria bacterium contains the following coding sequences:
- a CDS encoding DUF4423 domain-containing protein, whose translation MARQDDPNIYSFKLYSRYVGLRIKQEKSRVGRGVTKSLADYIPCHTTFVSQVVNGKAHFSVEQGLAFARFFKMSAAEAEYFVELILLERAADTATRKFFELRLRRLRDSHSDLKERWKENSDSLFEGESIYFNSWLYQAVHLVLQLEGRHTADSIARYFGLSETSVQETLERLESMKLVLKQGSAWSTTAHFLHLGKESPVIGNFHSQWRQRAIQNFMENHRSKGFHYSGGVTCSATEEPEVRAVFVEALDQIMKIIRPAPSESAFAIGVDFYPLAKR comes from the coding sequence GTGGCACGTCAAGATGACCCAAACATATATTCGTTCAAGCTCTATTCTCGATATGTCGGTCTTCGCATCAAACAGGAAAAATCGCGAGTCGGCCGCGGCGTCACTAAGAGTTTGGCCGATTATATTCCATGCCATACGACGTTTGTTTCTCAGGTCGTCAACGGGAAAGCCCATTTCTCGGTAGAGCAAGGGTTGGCCTTTGCACGATTCTTCAAAATGTCTGCTGCGGAAGCAGAGTACTTCGTGGAGTTAATTTTACTAGAACGTGCTGCCGACACGGCTACTCGAAAATTTTTTGAACTGCGTCTTCGCCGCCTTCGTGATTCACACAGTGACCTCAAGGAGCGCTGGAAAGAAAACAGTGATTCTCTTTTTGAGGGTGAATCCATTTACTTTAACTCTTGGCTCTATCAGGCGGTTCATCTGGTACTTCAACTAGAAGGGCGACACACCGCAGATTCTATTGCGCGATACTTTGGACTTTCCGAAACCTCAGTCCAAGAGACACTCGAAAGACTGGAAAGTATGAAGCTAGTCCTGAAGCAAGGTTCGGCATGGTCAACAACAGCTCACTTTTTACATCTCGGAAAAGAATCGCCCGTGATCGGAAATTTTCATTCTCAGTGGCGCCAACGTGCAATTCAGAACTTCATGGAAAATCACCGTTCTAAAGGATTTCATTACTCAGGTGGCGTGACGTGCTCGGCAACCGAGGAACCTGAAGTTCGCGCCGTGTTCGTGGAAGCGCTCGATCAGATAATGAAAATAATTAGGCCAGCACCTTCTGAATCGGCCTTCGCAATTGGCGTCGACTTCTATCCGCTCGCAAAAAGATGA
- a CDS encoding OmpA family protein, protein MGAEQLHDHDDEDVAVSTAPPSSHKAEEGEGPWLVSYADLMTLLMGFFALMLSFSKFDDSKFDAMREESSKLFGGEYVKPFEDLKRELQLVIEAKGLADQVTIEATTKGVGITFRGTVFFDIGLVNPRSEAIALINELVPVIKKEAAGFYILTEGHTDDTPITQGVISSNWELSALRASSITRIFESAGFDRAKLMAIGWSDTKPLVENRTADGEPIFENQSQNRRVVIQILRSAPLD, encoded by the coding sequence ATGGGTGCCGAGCAGCTTCATGATCATGATGACGAAGATGTTGCGGTGAGCACCGCGCCTCCGTCTTCCCACAAGGCGGAAGAAGGCGAAGGCCCTTGGTTGGTCTCCTATGCAGACTTGATGACTCTTTTGATGGGCTTTTTTGCGCTGATGCTTAGCTTTTCGAAGTTTGATGACAGCAAGTTTGATGCGATGAGGGAAGAGTCCTCCAAACTTTTCGGCGGAGAATACGTCAAGCCATTCGAAGATCTAAAACGTGAGCTGCAGCTTGTTATCGAAGCGAAAGGTCTTGCAGACCAAGTGACAATCGAGGCAACGACAAAGGGTGTCGGCATCACGTTTCGAGGCACCGTTTTTTTTGATATTGGTCTTGTGAATCCCCGCTCGGAAGCGATCGCTTTGATCAATGAGCTAGTTCCTGTAATCAAGAAAGAAGCCGCCGGTTTCTACATTTTGACAGAAGGACACACGGACGACACTCCTATCACTCAAGGAGTGATCTCGTCCAATTGGGAGTTGTCAGCTCTTCGGGCAAGCAGTATCACTCGAATTTTTGAAAGCGCCGGATTTGATCGCGCAAAGTTGATGGCGATCGGATGGTCCGACACCAAGCCCTTGGTTGAAAACCGAACCGCTGATGGCGAACCAATTTTTGAAAATCAGTCGCAAAATCGCCGCGTGGTTATTCAAATCCTGCGTTCTGCGCCTCTCGACTAG
- a CDS encoding GNAT family N-acetyltransferase — protein sequence MKIIRAQSESIENINILIQKSKSFWNYPKSYLEAAIPLLMVDESYLNENTAFEIRMSEDLVGFFAFALKGTEVYLDHLWIEPSKINLGIGRHALLFTEIYARENCWLELFTCPDPPAEGFYARNGFLDTGQRSPSRIDGGPQFSVFRRKFGNGDLNVRT from the coding sequence GTGAAAATAATCCGAGCTCAGTCAGAGTCTATTGAAAACATCAATATTCTGATTCAAAAATCAAAGTCATTTTGGAATTATCCGAAGTCATATCTAGAAGCGGCAATTCCGTTACTTATGGTAGATGAGTCCTATTTAAATGAAAATACCGCATTTGAAATTCGGATGAGTGAAGACCTTGTCGGCTTTTTCGCTTTTGCATTGAAGGGCACAGAAGTGTATTTAGACCATCTTTGGATTGAGCCTTCTAAAATCAATCTGGGAATTGGCCGGCATGCACTCCTATTCACAGAGATTTATGCTCGAGAAAACTGTTGGTTAGAGTTGTTCACATGTCCAGATCCTCCTGCGGAGGGATTTTATGCGCGAAATGGTTTTTTAGATACAGGTCAAAGAAGTCCCTCCCGCATAGATGGAGGACCTCAGTTTTCAGTTTTTCGTAGGAAATTTGGAAACGGAGATCTGAATGTACGTACCTAG
- a CDS encoding class I SAM-dependent methyltransferase produces the protein MRVCSICQDVDGQARVTLSREPVRTYWKCEPCNFIEVDTLDHLSSKEESEFYLHHQNCVDDPRYRKYASAVAVEAIRRFERRGSAGGLLADKALDFGCGPGPVVASLLREHGVPSDEYDPVFFPDGIREKAYGLIVACEVVEHFRQPKAEFSKVYELLRPGGWFVVQTERLDFVSSFEDWYYRKDLTHVAFYSDQTFRRLGLELGFDKVEIVDRKLVSLRRPY, from the coding sequence GTGCGAGTTTGTTCAATCTGTCAGGATGTCGACGGGCAGGCGCGAGTTACGCTTTCGCGCGAACCAGTTAGAACTTATTGGAAGTGCGAGCCATGCAATTTCATCGAAGTGGATACCTTAGACCACCTATCGTCCAAAGAGGAATCCGAATTTTATCTCCACCATCAAAACTGCGTTGATGATCCACGTTACAGAAAATACGCGAGCGCTGTAGCGGTCGAAGCGATTCGTCGTTTTGAACGGCGGGGCTCTGCGGGGGGCTTGCTAGCGGACAAAGCTTTGGATTTTGGCTGTGGACCTGGGCCAGTTGTTGCCAGCCTCCTGAGGGAGCACGGGGTTCCTTCAGATGAATACGATCCGGTTTTTTTTCCAGATGGAATTCGGGAAAAGGCCTATGGTTTGATCGTCGCCTGTGAGGTGGTCGAGCACTTTCGGCAGCCAAAGGCCGAGTTTTCAAAAGTGTATGAGCTTTTGCGTCCGGGCGGATGGTTTGTAGTTCAAACCGAGCGTCTTGATTTCGTTTCAAGTTTTGAAGACTGGTACTATCGAAAAGATCTCACTCATGTCGCATTCTATTCGGACCAAACTTTTCGAAGACTTGGCCTTGAGCTTGGATTCGATAAAGTCGAGATTGTTGACCGGAAACTTGTCAGCCTGAGGCGCCCGTACTAA
- a CDS encoding GNAT family N-acetyltransferase, producing the protein MINNFNLDQVHFRILNASDSIVEINALLKAAYKPLADAGMRYAASHEDVDATLRNIKDGECHLGLFAQKIVSCAVLRIPNQVEKSGWKSKGPNWYKSPGTTTFGRFAVSPALQSMGLGAKMMDVLECRARELGFKELALDTSEHANHLIKMYERRAYRFIEYHQWEITNYRSVVMSKTL; encoded by the coding sequence ATGATAAATAATTTCAATCTCGATCAAGTTCATTTTCGAATCTTAAATGCAAGCGATAGCATTGTTGAGATCAATGCTTTATTGAAGGCGGCATACAAGCCACTCGCAGATGCAGGAATGCGATACGCAGCCTCTCATGAAGATGTGGATGCAACCCTTAGAAACATTAAAGACGGCGAATGTCATCTTGGACTATTTGCTCAGAAAATTGTCTCATGTGCAGTGCTGCGAATTCCCAACCAGGTTGAAAAGAGCGGGTGGAAATCCAAAGGTCCCAATTGGTACAAATCACCAGGAACGACTACCTTCGGACGTTTTGCGGTATCACCTGCATTGCAGAGCATGGGCCTTGGAGCAAAAATGATGGATGTCTTGGAATGTCGTGCTAGAGAGTTGGGTTTTAAAGAGCTAGCACTCGATACATCGGAACACGCAAATCATCTAATAAAGATGTATGAACGTAGGGCCTATCGATTTATTGAATATCATCAATGGGAAATTACTAACTATCGAAGTGTAGTCATGAGCAAAACACTTTAG
- a CDS encoding FMN-binding negative transcriptional regulator, whose translation MYVPSFYREQRTTLIYELILEVGFATVLTEGNTDLISHLPVQLLFDDMGRPELLTHCARANPHWRDLEKRRRAKAIFIGPHAYISPSWYPPAKDNVPTWNYAVVHSKGNVEIIEDPSGITDCMAKFVNHFENVNKTGWELPLEERAIDELMKGIVVFKIKDIEFEAKFKLSQKQDPSTRDKVIQKLEAKSDSSSLVNYMKKAFSND comes from the coding sequence ATGTACGTACCTAGTTTTTATCGCGAACAGAGAACAACTTTAATTTATGAACTCATCTTGGAAGTTGGATTTGCGACGGTACTTACTGAAGGTAACACGGATCTGATAAGCCACCTTCCTGTGCAGTTGCTGTTTGATGATATGGGCCGCCCAGAGCTGCTGACCCACTGTGCTCGCGCCAATCCTCATTGGCGCGACCTGGAAAAGAGAAGGCGTGCTAAAGCTATATTTATTGGTCCTCATGCTTACATTTCACCTTCTTGGTATCCGCCAGCCAAAGACAACGTACCAACTTGGAATTATGCCGTAGTACACTCAAAAGGAAATGTCGAAATAATTGAAGATCCTAGTGGCATCACTGATTGTATGGCAAAGTTTGTCAATCATTTCGAAAACGTAAATAAAACTGGATGGGAATTACCCTTAGAAGAACGTGCGATCGACGAGCTAATGAAGGGCATCGTAGTTTTTAAAATCAAGGATATTGAATTCGAAGCAAAGTTTAAACTGAGTCAAAAACAAGATCCATCCACCAGGGACAAGGTCATTCAAAAACTAGAAGCGAAATCTGATTCTTCGAGCCTTGTGAACTATATGAAAAAAGCTTTTTCAAATGATTAA
- the folD gene encoding bifunctional methylenetetrahydrofolate dehydrogenase/methenyltetrahydrofolate cyclohydrolase FolD has protein sequence MTIILDGKEVASVRRTELAKRVASLKVKTGRAPGLAVVLVGENPASQIYVKNKIKACKEAGIESFHVELSGSITQKDLHQEIDKLNLRGDVDGILVQLPLPKGLNETLATERILPAKDPDGLTSGNLGLLFAGRTRVAPCTPYGVMKILEHFKIKVAGQNAVVIGRSNIVGKPMAQLLLEADATVTIAHSKTTDLQSLTSAADIVVVAAGRPRFLGREFFRQGSVVVDVGIHRVAENENLLINGKRATICGDVRFEELVGHVSAVTPVPGGVGPMTIQMLLENTLKLAELSQPER, from the coding sequence AAGGTTAAGACTGGGCGTGCGCCAGGTTTGGCTGTCGTTTTGGTCGGCGAAAATCCTGCGAGCCAAATCTACGTTAAAAATAAGATCAAAGCGTGCAAGGAAGCCGGTATCGAAAGTTTTCACGTCGAACTTTCGGGGTCGATCACGCAAAAAGATCTTCATCAAGAGATTGATAAGCTTAATTTACGAGGTGATGTGGACGGGATCTTAGTACAGCTCCCGCTTCCTAAAGGTTTAAACGAGACGCTTGCGACCGAGCGGATTTTGCCAGCTAAGGATCCGGACGGTCTGACCAGCGGAAATTTGGGACTATTGTTTGCGGGCCGAACGCGTGTTGCTCCATGCACTCCATATGGTGTGATGAAGATTCTGGAGCATTTCAAAATTAAAGTGGCGGGGCAAAATGCTGTGGTTATTGGCCGAAGCAACATTGTCGGTAAGCCGATGGCGCAGTTGCTCTTGGAAGCGGATGCGACAGTTACGATCGCTCATTCGAAGACGACAGATTTGCAAAGTCTTACAAGTGCTGCCGATATCGTCGTTGTCGCGGCGGGACGCCCGCGGTTTTTGGGTCGCGAGTTTTTTCGCCAGGGCTCTGTGGTCGTTGATGTTGGAATTCATCGTGTCGCTGAAAACGAGAATTTATTGATCAACGGCAAACGAGCAACGATCTGCGGCGACGTGAGATTCGAAGAATTAGTCGGGCATGTGTCTGCGGTCACGCCGGTGCCTGGCGGTGTTGGACCGATGACAATTCAGATGCTGTTGGAAAACACTCTGAAACTGGCAGAGTTGAGTCAACCCGAGCGCTGA
- a CDS encoding MotA/TolQ/ExbB proton channel family protein, translating into MNFSAIFGLLLSLVVFFGAALTSTKEYKVFLDYHAALIVFGGTIAACMVSFNGASVFNMVKVVFKRVLRNDVDRYESLIKEVVEVAKAYRDNPNVLGEKSKAIKNHFFKEALELMAAGGLDAKDLDMILAKRASTHFHRYEQEAEMFKTMAKFPPAFGLLGAVMGIVAMMQGLGSSDAIKSVGPSLAVALVATLYGIAVANFLFLPLGEHLTKLTKMDYTLRMMVIEGIKLIRLKKHPLLVEESLKSYLLPSERLVMKKAA; encoded by the coding sequence ATGAACTTTTCGGCAATATTCGGTCTGCTGTTATCGCTGGTTGTATTCTTTGGTGCGGCATTGACGTCGACGAAAGAATACAAAGTATTCCTCGATTATCATGCCGCACTGATTGTGTTTGGCGGAACAATCGCTGCATGTATGGTTTCATTCAACGGTGCCAGCGTCTTCAATATGGTAAAAGTCGTATTTAAGCGAGTATTGCGAAACGACGTGGATCGCTACGAAAGCCTCATCAAGGAAGTCGTCGAAGTAGCAAAAGCTTATCGCGACAATCCAAATGTCCTCGGGGAAAAGTCAAAAGCCATTAAAAACCATTTTTTTAAAGAGGCGCTAGAACTCATGGCTGCCGGTGGTTTGGATGCCAAAGATCTCGATATGATCCTCGCCAAACGAGCTTCGACTCACTTTCATCGGTACGAACAAGAGGCGGAGATGTTTAAAACGATGGCTAAGTTTCCGCCAGCATTCGGACTTCTAGGTGCCGTCATGGGCATCGTTGCAATGATGCAAGGTCTTGGTTCATCGGATGCGATTAAATCTGTCGGCCCCTCTTTGGCGGTCGCTCTGGTGGCAACGCTTTACGGAATCGCTGTAGCGAACTTTCTATTTTTGCCACTGGGTGAGCATCTCACAAAACTGACGAAGATGGATTACACGCTTCGCATGATGGTCATTGAAGGAATAAAGTTAATCCGTCTAAAAAAGCATCCGCTTTTGGTCGAAGAATCATTGAAGTCTTACCTGCTTCCGTCGGAGCGTTTGGTAATGAAGAAAGCAGCCTAA
- the gcvH gene encoding glycine cleavage system protein GcvH: MSNYQLPEDFYYTKDHEWAQVDENIVTIGVTEFAQEQLGEIVYLDLPEEGAKYSQGESFGVVESVKAASDLYAPVSGTVIEVNQSLIEDPSGLNDDPMNTGWLIRIEMETEKELANIMRAPDYRKLISK; encoded by the coding sequence ATGTCGAACTATCAATTGCCAGAAGATTTTTACTACACAAAAGACCACGAGTGGGCACAGGTTGATGAAAACATCGTGACCATTGGAGTTACGGAATTTGCGCAGGAGCAACTTGGCGAGATCGTCTATCTCGATCTTCCAGAAGAAGGCGCAAAATACTCACAAGGTGAAAGCTTTGGCGTCGTCGAATCGGTGAAAGCAGCGAGCGACTTGTATGCTCCCGTTTCGGGAACTGTCATCGAAGTAAATCAGTCGTTGATCGAAGACCCATCAGGTCTTAACGATGACCCGATGAACACCGGCTGGTTGATTCGAATCGAAATGGAAACCGAAAAAGAATTGGCGAATATCATGCGCGCGCCAGATTATCGTAAGTTGATTTCGAAGTAG
- the gcvT gene encoding glycine cleavage system aminomethyltransferase GcvT has protein sequence MTEASSPKKTPLADEHVRLGARMVDFAGWWMPVQYRGLKEEHLSCRTGVGLFDVSHMGEFRVRGPKSLETLQWITTNDVSKLSAGEAHYSLFPNPQGGLVDDLIVYCVKPGEEYLLCVNAANIEKDFAFVTSNNRGAEISNESSDWGQIAVQGPKALVLLDRVFEASEVKPSAMKAFTHRAFAWNGTKVILARTGYTGEEGAEVFVPASVVVNLWREFLEKGKDLGAEPIGLGARDTLRTEMKYSLYGHEIDDTTNPYEAGLGWVIKPEAKDFIGRAAIVAVKEKGFSRKLIGFELTERGIPRQGYTLLSPTGGKIGVCTSGTMSPSTGASIGIGYVNTEFAANGTEIAVDIRGKAVKAKVRPTPFVTTSLTTK, from the coding sequence ATGACCGAAGCCAGTTCCCCCAAAAAAACTCCGTTGGCGGATGAGCATGTCCGTTTGGGCGCGCGCATGGTGGACTTTGCTGGCTGGTGGATGCCGGTTCAATATCGAGGTCTGAAGGAAGAGCATCTCAGCTGTCGGACTGGAGTTGGCCTTTTTGATGTTTCGCACATGGGTGAGTTTCGCGTTCGCGGACCGAAGTCGCTTGAAACTCTTCAATGGATAACCACCAATGATGTTTCGAAACTTTCAGCAGGCGAAGCGCACTACTCGCTGTTTCCAAATCCGCAAGGTGGCTTGGTCGATGATCTGATCGTTTATTGCGTAAAGCCCGGCGAAGAGTACCTCTTGTGTGTCAACGCGGCGAATATCGAAAAAGATTTTGCGTTTGTCACAAGCAACAATCGCGGGGCTGAAATTTCGAACGAAAGTTCGGACTGGGGCCAAATCGCGGTCCAGGGCCCGAAAGCTTTGGTTCTGCTTGATCGAGTGTTTGAGGCTAGCGAAGTAAAGCCGTCAGCTATGAAGGCCTTCACACATCGTGCTTTCGCGTGGAACGGAACGAAAGTAATTTTAGCTCGAACCGGATATACGGGTGAAGAGGGAGCCGAAGTTTTTGTTCCGGCTTCAGTAGTGGTCAATTTGTGGCGCGAGTTTTTAGAAAAAGGCAAAGACCTAGGGGCCGAGCCGATTGGTCTTGGTGCTCGCGACACGCTTCGCACGGAAATGAAATATTCGCTCTATGGCCATGAAATCGATGACACCACAAACCCCTACGAGGCAGGACTTGGCTGGGTGATAAAGCCTGAGGCCAAAGACTTCATCGGTCGAGCGGCAATTGTCGCAGTAAAAGAAAAGGGTTTTTCGCGGAAGTTGATTGGGTTTGAGCTGACCGAGCGTGGAATTCCACGTCAGGGTTACACGCTGCTGTCCCCAACTGGGGGGAAAATCGGAGTATGCACGAGCGGGACGATGTCGCCCTCGACAGGTGCTTCGATCGGAATTGGCTATGTGAACACTGAATTTGCTGCAAATGGAACAGAGATCGCCGTAGATATTCGCGGGAAAGCCGTGAAGGCGAAAGTGCGACCGACGCCATTTGTGACGACTTCGTTAACTACGAAATGA
- a CDS encoding transglycosylase SLT domain-containing protein, translated as MPREPYKHKPTELPRRKLKSVVATVVVLASGLATLAVSACAPAPKAQQFHEQSNTTGYKDKSGRSHTGAGDDQALDRLKQELIQDSPRRDAGPEAGQEAGPENLEKEDRELAAQILGARIEESASRIRVLVNLRDSGKLSFDFTDKDVANKGTAANPDVRYKSITGKTANGEQSSFDMALLCRRVTLDLPPESPKGLQCATATMSLKERHGSKAKAGFILRNQEVSIIVRSVKQEKLDQVHLKRLATDFKTTRYGRLQSFEVAWGPSGFDLEMGDPSICPSGRLVETNDLDEPLKLNCKGTETYRDLEGRMIGNTTRGELFIEIAATVPGMLGILPESNERVFILVRQKKTPKTAAPAPKPSSAPSTPSNGPAPQAPAPSAPAEPEEGEDDGFFLDEQQPLVPAPNIETPQNKNAGLTGWMVPVDLSDRVTKSWAKDRKNPLVAKKVKEWQESRRFKAFATNYIPNRDVVIKGLKASRVPAEFSFITLIESTFFIEEGYPVQISSAKAVGPWQFMPSTATDSRFGLKIEQLIPVTNEKGKVTTHMASPCDDRADLAKSSEAAGRYFRVLLNMFPRDPKLAIAAYNWGEGNVECLALTSKKCQSRTRRHSQERLREIRELGLSFWAIHRYNMAPSSTLNYVIDFVAAHHAALEMQPLKPEKAVAPWRPAPQCVRR; from the coding sequence ATGCCACGTGAGCCATACAAACATAAACCAACAGAACTGCCGAGGCGGAAGCTGAAATCCGTCGTTGCGACTGTAGTTGTACTTGCGTCTGGACTCGCCACGCTTGCAGTCTCGGCGTGTGCTCCCGCCCCTAAGGCTCAGCAATTTCACGAACAATCCAATACAACTGGATACAAAGACAAATCTGGCCGTTCGCATACCGGAGCCGGCGACGATCAAGCCCTCGATCGACTGAAACAAGAATTAATTCAAGACTCCCCAAGACGGGACGCCGGCCCAGAAGCGGGTCAAGAGGCAGGACCTGAAAATTTAGAAAAAGAAGATCGCGAACTCGCAGCCCAAATATTGGGAGCTCGAATCGAGGAGTCGGCTAGCCGCATCCGAGTTCTTGTTAACCTCCGAGATTCAGGAAAACTATCATTTGATTTCACCGACAAAGACGTTGCAAACAAAGGGACGGCCGCCAATCCAGATGTTCGGTACAAATCTATCACAGGCAAAACCGCGAACGGCGAGCAAAGCTCCTTCGACATGGCTCTTCTCTGTCGTCGCGTAACCTTAGATTTGCCTCCCGAGTCGCCCAAAGGCCTTCAATGCGCGACTGCGACGATGTCCCTCAAAGAACGCCATGGATCTAAAGCAAAAGCGGGATTCATTCTTCGCAACCAAGAGGTCTCGATTATTGTTCGATCAGTAAAACAGGAAAAGTTAGACCAGGTTCATCTTAAGCGGCTGGCTACAGATTTCAAAACCACTCGCTATGGTCGTTTGCAATCTTTCGAAGTTGCTTGGGGTCCATCGGGCTTTGATCTCGAAATGGGCGATCCATCGATTTGTCCTTCCGGCCGACTGGTCGAGACCAACGATCTCGACGAACCACTTAAACTGAACTGTAAAGGTACCGAAACGTACCGTGATCTCGAAGGACGCATGATCGGAAACACCACGCGCGGCGAATTATTTATTGAGATTGCCGCGACTGTTCCTGGAATGCTCGGCATTCTTCCCGAGAGCAACGAACGAGTTTTCATTTTAGTTCGCCAGAAGAAAACACCAAAAACGGCAGCGCCAGCACCAAAACCCTCAAGTGCTCCTAGCACTCCGTCAAATGGTCCTGCGCCGCAAGCTCCGGCGCCTTCAGCTCCAGCTGAACCGGAAGAGGGCGAAGACGACGGTTTCTTCCTCGACGAACAGCAACCGCTTGTCCCGGCACCAAATATAGAAACTCCGCAAAACAAGAACGCGGGTTTAACAGGATGGATGGTTCCGGTAGACCTCTCCGACCGCGTGACAAAGTCGTGGGCCAAGGACCGAAAAAATCCACTGGTCGCGAAAAAAGTAAAAGAGTGGCAGGAGTCGCGTCGATTCAAAGCGTTTGCGACAAATTATATTCCTAATCGCGACGTCGTTATCAAAGGATTAAAAGCGAGCCGAGTTCCCGCGGAGTTTTCGTTTATCACTCTCATCGAATCTACGTTCTTCATTGAAGAGGGATACCCAGTGCAAATTTCTTCCGCGAAAGCAGTTGGCCCTTGGCAGTTTATGCCGTCGACTGCGACCGACTCACGCTTTGGCTTGAAAATCGAACAACTGATTCCGGTGACCAACGAAAAAGGAAAAGTCACCACTCACATGGCAAGTCCGTGCGACGACCGCGCGGATCTCGCTAAATCATCGGAAGCCGCCGGAAGGTATTTCCGCGTTCTTTTAAATATGTTCCCTCGGGATCCAAAACTTGCGATCGCCGCTTACAATTGGGGCGAAGGCAATGTCGAGTGTTTGGCTTTAACGTCAAAAAAATGTCAAAGCCGCACCCGCAGACATTCACAAGAGCGGCTACGTGAAATTCGAGAACTCGGATTAAGTTTCTGGGCCATTCATCGATACAATATGGCTCCAAGTTCGACCTTGAACTACGTTATCGACTTCGTCGCGGCCCACCACGCCGCTCTTGAAATGCAGCCGCTCAAACCAGAAAAAGCCGTCGCTCCCTGGCGTCCAGCGCCTCAGTGCGTGCGTCGTTAA